The Flavivirga eckloniae genomic interval GGTCGTTAGGTCCTGATGCAGCAATATCAACAGTAAATTCAAGATTGTAATCCTGAAATTGAGATAGGTCAACCGTTGCGTTTTGATTTTTGCTAAATGTTTCTATTAATGTTCCTTCTCCAGTTATTTCTGTTCTCCACTTTAAAGTAGAGTCATTAAGTTCTAAGATTTCCAAAACATAGTTTTCAAGTCCTGGGTCAGAATCGTCCCAAACGATTGTTAATGTATTTCCATTTTCCGTCCAATCTCCAAATTCAGAAACATTTTCTCCATTGTTTCCAAAACCTTCATAAATAAATTCTACTCGATTGTTAGATGTAAATTTTAAAATATTATTATCTGGAATCCCAGAGTTGTTCCCATTAAATGTACTTGATATTCCATACCAAGTTCCTATCAAAGTGCTATTATTTCCGTTATTGTTTTCATCATCTGATGAGCAAGATAAAATCGTAATTCCTAAGATAATTGTAAGTAATAAATTTAGTTTTTTCATTCGTGAAGATTGATTTTGGTTATGTGTAACGGTCTAGTAGCTGTTAGTTACTTGATCTATATTGTAATAGTTTCTAATGCTTCTTATGATTAATACAACTAAAAACAAAAGCGGGTAGCAGTTTGAATATTGAAGTTAAAATAAAGAGTAGAGGCAATATTTTTATCCCAACATTCCTTTATGAAAAATGTGCAGAACGCAATAAAACTATAACCAAGAGTGGGGTGCTTTCTGAAAAAAGATCTCAATATTTTATTGATTATCTGGTAATCATCTAGCTCTGGTATTTTCAATGTTACATATTTTTTGTTTTATGAGAGCTTAAAATTATTTTACCGAGTTAAGTAATCAGTTTTCAAGTTCTTCACATAAAAAACCTTTTTCTTTTAATAAGGCTATTATCTTTTTTGAAATAGATCCATCATTTTCTACACGAAGAACTTTATCACAATCTTCCAGATCGAAATTCCATTTTGAGCCAGTCAATAAGTCGTCAAGAAATGGTTTTAAGTAGGTAGCAGACTTTTTACTGTCTACATTTGTTTTATAAACTAATACTTCGATCATTATTTCAAATGCTTTAATATTCTTTGATCAATATAAAAAGTCCCAAAAGGAATAAAGCAAGCTACAATAACTTTCCAGGTGGTTTCTTTAAAAGGCCATTTTTGTTCAATGCCAACACGTAGTGCATTAAAAACAAAGAGTAGAAATAATGCTCCGTGAATAGGGCCTATTGTTTTTACCCAGTTTGGATTATGAAACATGTGCTTTATTGGAACAGCTATAAAAACTAAAACTAATAGCGATATGCCTTCTAAAAAGCCATAAAGGCGCAAACGTCCGATTGTAGTAGTAAAATACTTTTTCATATTAAAATGTTCTTATATAAGTTCTGGAAGATAATGGTGAGAATGGCCAGGGAATGGCTATAAATATTATAATTAAGACTATAGAAAACCAAACCAGCATAGTTTTAAATTTTTCTTTATCTGTAGATTTTCGTTTTGCTAATGCCGAACCAATGGTTAATAACACAATGGCGATTAACATTAAAACAAAGTGTATGACACCGTAAAAAGTCAAATCTAAGTTTTGTAAAGCCGTTTTGCTGTCCGACCAAAAGTGCTTTACGATGGGGCTTTTGGTGTAAAGTATTATACCAATCATTAATTGGATGTGTGCGGTTGTTGCTGTCCAATGTCGGAAGGCATTATCCAATTTAGAGAACGAGCGGTTTTGTATAAAACCGGTAAACGCTCTGTAAATAGAGTAAATGATAAAGATTAAAACAAACCAACGGATAATGGAATGCGTTGTGAGTAGATAAGAGTACATTTTGTATTGTTTTTTCTTTTAAAGGCAAAGTTAAACTAAAAACATACTAATTAGTATGTTTTTTGATAAAAAAATTATTTCAGACTGTTTAAATAATTCTTAAGTTCTTTTAAATAAGGTATATAAACCTTTTTGCTGTTCTCCAATTTTCCATAATTTCTTATACCCCAATAGCCAGATAAAATAAACATGGTGGTTTGTTTTGCATTTGTGTCTTTATGAATAAAACCGTTACTTTTACCCTTTTCAATGGTTGCTATCATTGTTTCTGTCCATTCTTTGGTTAGTGTATCCAGCGCGTTACTAAATTTAATATTCCACGGTGTCATTTCTTGTGTGAAATTGGCAGCGGGACAACCATACTCAACTTTTAAAAATTCATTTTCCATAAGTAGATTGTACATTAAATTGTAAATAGCATTTATAGGATTCTCCTCATTCTGTAAGGGCGTTACAAAACTGTTTTTAAGTGTGGGTTTTAGAATTTCGTTAATAATGGCAAGCCCCATTTCGTCTTTGTTTTTAAAATGGTAATAGAAGGCACCTTTGGTGACTTGTGTAGTAGCAATAATATCATCAATGCTAGTGGTTTGGTATCCCTTAACGTAAATTAATTCAAATGCTTTTTGAAGAATGTTCAGTCTTGTTGCTTCCGCTTTTTTCATAAAAGATACTGTTCGGTATTTATTTGTAAAGGAACGGAATAGTTTGTTTTTTTACAAGTTTGATGGAGCTGGGAAGATCGCCAAAGCTTTAACTACCGTCTCAAAAACTGCATAACTCCAGTGTTTAACTGAAAATCCAAATCGGAGACAAAATAATCTATTTCATTGTTTATAAAATAATTGCTAATACTATCGATTGCTTTACAAGTTTCCTTGTAGTAGTCCAAGAGTTTATAGTTGATAGGGTTTAAACTTTCTTGTTTACACCAGATCAGAAAGTCTTCGGATTCATCAATAATTGTTAGTGCTCTAAAAACAATAATAAAACGTAATATAATGTTATGGTGGTTTAGGTCTTCGTATTCATCCGATGCGTGAATTGTATAGGTGTTATTTTTTATGCCTAAAATAACGGGAACTAAATTTTTGTCAATATAAGGTGTTTTGCCTAATGAAATGGTAATGCTATTGGCAGCAATAAAATTTTGAATATGTATAATCTCTGGGTACATGAATCCAGAAAATAATATGGGTTAGAAACTTTATGAAAAATGCTTCAATACTTTATTGATTGGTTTGCAATAATTCAGCACTGGCATATTCAATATTATGTGTGTTTTTGTTCAGGGAGTGTTTAAATTTACCTTCCCAAGAATCAATTGTAATTTCAAACATCTTTACGTCATATAGTACGGTTGTATAAATTAACGGTAAATGGGGAATTAATGGTTGATTGTCTTTTACTGAAATAAACTTAGCTAGCGGATAGGCTTTAATCACTTTTATCATGTGATTAATATCATTATCATGATGATATTTAGACGGATGTTTCAAGAGAGTTTCAACTTTAACCAAGTGACTATTGGTCTATAAAAATACAATATTTATTGCTATAAAAATGAATGTTTTAAAAACAGGTTTAGAAAATATATCTTAAAACTTATTAATTTTCTTACATTTAAAGCTGAATATTTAAGCACATTTAATCAATGCAGGAAAAGCTAGTATCGTTCCCAATAAAAAACTGGTCGCAAGGTGATCAACCACGTGAAAAATTACAATATAAAGGTAGAGAAATATTAAGTGATGCAGAATTAGTAGCTATTTTAATAGGCTCTGGTAATAAAGATGAAAGTGCAGTAGCTTTGTCTAAGAGAATTTTGGCAAGTGTAGATAATAATTTAAGTGAATTGGGGAAGTTATCTATTATGGAACTAATGGAGTTTAAAGGTATTGGAGAAGCTAAAGCCATAACTATTGCAGCTGCTTTAGAATTAGGAAGGAGAAGAAGAGGAGAGGAAGCTTTGGAAAAAAATAAAATAACATCCAGTAGGTCGGTTTTTGAGCTTATGCAGCCCAAAATAGGGGAGTTACGGCATGAAGAGTTTTGGATTATTTATTTAAATAATTCTAATAAGGTTATTCAAAAAAATCAACTAAGCAAAGGAGGTATTACAGGAACTCTTGTTGATGTACGATTGGTATTGAAAAATGCTTTAGAGGTTGGGGCAACTGGATTAATATTAACTCATAACCATCCTTCTGGAGCTTTAAAACCCAGTCAGGCTGATATACAAATTACAAGTAAATTAAAAAAAGCAGCACAAAGTATAGATATTAAAGTATTAGATCATCTAATTATAACAGAAAAAGCATATTTTAGTTTCGCAGATGAAACTCTCTTATAATGCTTTTAGTATATACACATAAAATATCGCCTCGCTTAAAATATGTTTTCAAGCACATTTGCACTAGAATTTTAGGTGTAGAAGTTGGGTTTACAACCAAGATAGAAGAATTTATTGCACACGATAGTTTTAAAATGTCTTATACGAGACAACAGCTCGGGAAAGAGTTTTTTGTTAAAAGCCATGATATCCTATTTGAACAAGGGTTGAGTGATCTTGATATTAATATACTTGATTGGGACAATACAAAATGCTTTTTTTATAATGGAGATAAGAGTGCTATTCCCTTCGATATTTTTGCGGCTTCATTTTATTTATTATCGCGTTACGAGGAATATTTGCCGCATGTAAAAGATGAATTTGGTCGGTTTACAGCTGCCGAAAGTTTGGCATATAAGTATGGTTTTTTACATCAACCGGTAGTAGATATTTGGGCGTATAAATTTAAAGACGCCTTGCAAGCTCAATTTCCTGAATTTAAGTTTCCCGAAAAAAGTTATACCATTAAACCCATTATTGATGTTCCCAGTGCTTATAATTTTAGGTTAAAAGGCATTATGAGAACG includes:
- a CDS encoding lipocalin-like domain-containing protein — its product is MKKLNLLLTIILGITILSCSSDDENNNGNNSTLIGTWYGISSTFNGNNSGIPDNNILKFTSNNRVEFIYEGFGNNGENVSEFGDWTENGNTLTIVWDDSDPGLENYVLEILELNDSTLKWRTEITGEGTLIETFSKNQNATVDLSQFQDYNLEFTVDIAASGPNDPYEFQATFITTDGDNQVIEMTETYSGLTANTDDFISDSKIVKEYKIVGVRVTAVSSNIGGLVVKLTKVSDQNKVMDSFESIPNSATITYNFETRTETTTSN
- a CDS encoding DUF3817 domain-containing protein; translation: MKKYFTTTIGRLRLYGFLEGISLLVLVFIAVPIKHMFHNPNWVKTIGPIHGALFLLFVFNALRVGIEQKWPFKETTWKVIVACFIPFGTFYIDQRILKHLK
- a CDS encoding TetR/AcrR family transcriptional regulator, whose amino-acid sequence is MKKAEATRLNILQKAFELIYVKGYQTTSIDDIIATTQVTKGAFYYHFKNKDEMGLAIINEILKPTLKNSFVTPLQNEENPINAIYNLMYNLLMENEFLKVEYGCPAANFTQEMTPWNIKFSNALDTLTKEWTETMIATIEKGKSNGFIHKDTNAKQTTMFILSGYWGIRNYGKLENSKKVYIPYLKELKNYLNSLK
- a CDS encoding PNPOx family protein encodes the protein MKHPSKYHHDNDINHMIKVIKAYPLAKFISVKDNQPLIPHLPLIYTTVLYDVKMFEITIDSWEGKFKHSLNKNTHNIEYASAELLQTNQ
- the radC gene encoding RadC family protein; protein product: MQEKLVSFPIKNWSQGDQPREKLQYKGREILSDAELVAILIGSGNKDESAVALSKRILASVDNNLSELGKLSIMELMEFKGIGEAKAITIAAALELGRRRRGEEALEKNKITSSRSVFELMQPKIGELRHEEFWIIYLNNSNKVIQKNQLSKGGITGTLVDVRLVLKNALEVGATGLILTHNHPSGALKPSQADIQITSKLKKAAQSIDIKVLDHLIITEKAYFSFADETLL